A genomic window from Caldicellulosiruptor kronotskyensis 2002 includes:
- a CDS encoding nitroreductase family protein, which produces MSIDMLEVLKSRRSIRKYKKNIAIDREVIEKIIDTARFAPTARGNEGWEFVVVTDENIKRQIAQKARYGKFIEDASCCVAVLYEKDFEYILEDMSAATTYILVAAKALGLGSCWVASYKKEHSEDVKKLLNVPDNLELCALIAIGYADEEPVRNKKPLSSILHWDKYQRK; this is translated from the coding sequence ATGTCTATAGATATGTTAGAAGTTTTAAAGTCTCGAAGAAGTATCAGGAAATATAAAAAGAATATAGCTATTGACAGAGAAGTTATTGAAAAGATAATTGATACTGCAAGATTTGCACCTACTGCAAGAGGAAATGAAGGCTGGGAATTTGTTGTAGTAACAGATGAAAACATTAAAAGACAAATTGCTCAAAAAGCCCGATATGGCAAATTCATAGAAGACGCTTCATGCTGTGTTGCTGTGCTTTATGAGAAAGATTTCGAATATATTTTAGAAGATATGTCAGCAGCGACCACGTATATTTTAGTGGCTGCAAAAGCTTTAGGACTTGGTAGCTGTTGGGTTGCAAGCTATAAAAAGGAGCATTCTGAAGATGTCAAGAAGCTACTAAACGTTCCAGACAATTTAGAACTTTGTGCGCTCATTGCAATAGGTTATGCTGATGAAGAACCTGTGAGAAATAAAAAGCCACTATCCTCTATACTTCACTGGGATAAATACCAAAGAAAATAA
- a CDS encoding secondary thiamine-phosphate synthase enzyme YjbQ produces MFREIEIRTKDRVDFVDITSKLKEIVRQSNIEEGLMTVFVPHTTAGITINEHADPSVVSDIKKQLEKLVPANNGYSHSEGNSDAHIKASLIGSSVNIIIRNGEMMLGTWQGVFFCEFDGPRRRKIYVYIK; encoded by the coding sequence TTGTTTAGGGAAATTGAGATAAGAACAAAAGACAGGGTGGACTTTGTTGATATTACAAGTAAACTAAAAGAAATTGTTAGACAGTCTAATATCGAAGAAGGACTAATGACAGTATTTGTTCCACATACAACTGCAGGTATTACAATCAATGAACATGCTGACCCCTCAGTTGTAAGTGATATAAAAAAACAACTTGAAAAGTTAGTGCCAGCGAACAATGGCTATAGCCATAGTGAGGGGAATTCTGATGCGCATATAAAGGCAAGCCTGATAGGTTCATCTGTTAATATTATAATTCGAAATGGTGAAATGATGCTTGGTACATGGCAAGGAGTGTTCTTTTGTGAGTTTGATGGACCAAGGAGAAGGAAGATATATGTGTATATAAAATAA